In Providencia sneebia DSM 19967, one DNA window encodes the following:
- the yajL gene encoding protein deglycase YajL codes for MTASVLICIANGSEEIETVTTADLLVRAGINVTLASVTEDGSVEITASRGFKIVADTPLIKVADEPFDAIVLPGGLGGAETFRDSPLVVEKVRRMHLDGKIVAAICAAPALVLEHHQLFPIGNMTGFPSMKDKIAVEKWVDKRVYFDERVNLLTSQGPATSFDFGLKLIELLTGRENAAKVAEQLILPPGINDYLDRE; via the coding sequence ATGACGGCTTCAGTGTTAATATGCATCGCCAATGGTAGTGAAGAGATAGAAACTGTCACCACTGCGGATTTATTAGTTAGGGCAGGAATTAATGTCACTTTAGCCAGTGTAACGGAAGATGGTTCTGTTGAAATAACAGCATCAAGAGGATTTAAAATTGTTGCTGATACGCCACTGATTAAGGTAGCAGATGAACCCTTTGATGCCATTGTCCTACCGGGCGGATTAGGTGGGGCTGAAACTTTCCGCGATAGTCCATTAGTCGTTGAAAAAGTAAGACGAATGCACCTTGATGGTAAAATTGTTGCGGCTATTTGCGCTGCACCTGCATTAGTTTTGGAGCATCACCAGCTTTTTCCAATTGGTAACATGACGGGTTTCCCTTCCATGAAGGATAAAATTGCAGTAGAAAAATGGGTTGATAAGCGGGTTTATTTTGATGAAAGAGTTAATTTACTGACGAGCCAAGGACCTGCGACAAGTTTCGATTTTGGATTAAAATTGATTGAATTACTCACTGGCAGAGAAAATGCAGCTAAGGTTGCAGAACAATTAATTTTACCACCCGGTATTAATGATTATCTTGACCGTGAATAA
- the thiI gene encoding tRNA uracil 4-sulfurtransferase ThiI: MKFIIKLFPEITIKSQTVRLRFIKILTSNIRNVLKPLGEEIAVVRHWDNIEVRVKGETKHDEICDILGRIPGIHHILEVEEKPFTSLHHIYEMVHEAYGASLENKTFCVRVKRRGKHEFTSIEAERYIGGGLNQHIASAKVKLKDPDVTVNIEIEDENLILIKARYEGIGGFPIGTQEDVLSLISGGFDSGVSSYMLMRRGCRVHYCFFNLGGAAHEIGVKQIAHYLWNRFGSSHKVRFIAVNFKPVVAEILEKVDDGQMGVVLKRMMVRAASQVAERYGVQAIVTGEALGQVSSQTLTNLRLIDNASDTLILRPLISHDKEHIIKLARHIGTEDFAKTMPEYCGVISKSPTVKAIKSKIEAEEANFDFAILDRVVAESNNIDIRKIAEESREQIAEVEMVNELSADNEVILDIRSPDEHEDKPLVIEGIEIKHIPFYRLGTQFGDLPKEKTYLLYCDRGVMSRLQALYLQEQGFSNVKVYRP, from the coding sequence ATGAAGTTTATCATTAAGTTGTTCCCAGAAATTACGATTAAAAGCCAAACCGTTAGGCTGCGTTTTATAAAAATTCTTACCAGCAATATTCGCAATGTTCTTAAGCCATTAGGTGAAGAAATTGCTGTTGTCCGCCATTGGGATAACATTGAAGTGCGTGTTAAAGGGGAAACAAAGCACGACGAGATTTGTGACATTCTAGGCCGTATTCCGGGTATTCACCACATATTAGAAGTTGAAGAGAAGCCGTTTACTAGCTTGCATCATATTTATGAAATGGTGCATGAGGCTTATGGTGCTTCTTTAGAAAATAAAACCTTTTGTGTTCGTGTAAAACGCAGAGGTAAACATGAGTTTACATCAATTGAAGCTGAACGCTATATCGGTGGTGGCTTAAACCAACACATTGCTTCTGCAAAAGTAAAACTAAAAGATCCTGATGTTACCGTGAATATTGAGATTGAAGATGAAAATTTAATCCTCATTAAAGCACGTTATGAAGGTATAGGGGGGTTCCCTATCGGAACACAAGAAGATGTGTTATCACTCATTTCAGGTGGTTTCGATTCTGGCGTTTCTAGCTATATGCTTATGCGCCGTGGCTGCCGTGTGCATTATTGCTTCTTTAACTTGGGTGGTGCTGCTCACGAAATTGGCGTAAAACAGATTGCCCATTATTTATGGAATCGCTTTGGTAGTTCACATAAAGTTCGTTTTATTGCCGTCAATTTTAAACCCGTTGTTGCCGAGATTCTCGAGAAAGTTGATGACGGACAAATGGGGGTTGTTTTAAAACGAATGATGGTACGAGCAGCTTCTCAAGTGGCAGAGCGCTATGGCGTTCAAGCGATTGTTACTGGTGAAGCGCTTGGGCAAGTATCAAGCCAAACGTTGACGAATCTACGATTAATTGATAATGCTTCAGACACATTGATCTTAAGACCACTGATTTCTCATGATAAAGAACACATTATCAAATTAGCACGTCACATTGGTACTGAAGATTTTGCTAAAACAATGCCTGAATATTGTGGTGTGATTTCAAAAAGCCCAACGGTTAAAGCAATTAAATCAAAAATTGAAGCTGAAGAAGCTAACTTCGATTTCGCTATTTTAGACCGAGTGGTTGCAGAATCGAATAATATTGATATTCGCAAAATTGCTGAAGAAAGTCGTGAACAAATCGCGGAAGTTGAGATGGTGAATGAATTATCTGCGGATAATGAAGTGATTCTCGATATTCGTTCGCCAGATGAACATGAAGATAAACCTTTGGTGATAGAAGGCATTGAAATTAAGCATATCCCATTTTATCGACTCGGGACTCAATTTGGTGATTTACCAAAAGAAAAAACCTATTTGCTCTATTGTGACCGTGGTGTGATGAGCCGCTTACAAGCTCTTTATTTACAAGAGCAAGGTTTTAGTAATGTTAAGGTATATCGCCCTTAA
- the xseB gene encoding exodeoxyribonuclease VII small subunit — translation MAKEKSKQAHVASFETSLKELEEIVSRLESGSLPLEDALNEFERGIQIAKQGQKVLQQAEQRVQILLSDDETKALDNFSPDTE, via the coding sequence ATGGCCAAAGAAAAATCTAAGCAAGCCCATGTTGCGAGCTTCGAAACATCACTAAAAGAATTGGAAGAAATCGTTTCTCGTCTCGAGTCTGGTTCACTGCCGCTCGAAGATGCACTTAATGAGTTTGAACGTGGCATTCAAATTGCAAAACAAGGGCAAAAAGTCCTGCAACAAGCAGAACAACGAGTGCAAATCCTGTTAAGTGATGACGAAACTAAAGCGCTTGATAATTTTTCACCTGACACCGAATAA
- a CDS encoding MFS transporter: MNDNKMTLAELRSTWGLGSVFSLRMLGMFMVLPILTSYGMQLQGATEFLIGVAIGIYGLSQAIFQIPFGLMSDRIGRKPLIIFGLIIFIIGSVIAALSDSIWGIIIGRALQGAGAISAAVMALLSDLTREQNRTKAMAFLGISFGITFAIALVLGPIITHWIGLSGLFWGITLLAAGAILMTLFVVPNSNKHIINRESAFVKGNLRAVLTHPQLLKLNIGILSLHALLMSSFVALPLIMEHAGYLAKDHWKAYLITMLVAFVTVLPFIIYAEKHRKMKQVFLFCITLLALAEITLWLSGNSLWIIFLGLQLFFVAFNILEAILPSLISKEAPAGYKGTAMGVYSTSQFLGVAIGGILGGWLYDLNGAATVFIGGLLLTVIWFIISMTMQQPPYVSSIRLVLPHRFKNTQKLQQTLLSQPGVLEAVIIPEEMGIYIKVDRKITSRDQLEAIIRQED; the protein is encoded by the coding sequence ATGAACGATAACAAAATGACTCTCGCTGAATTACGTTCCACATGGGGGCTTGGTTCTGTATTTTCCCTTCGAATGCTAGGGATGTTCATGGTGCTGCCAATCCTGACCAGCTATGGTATGCAATTACAAGGGGCAACTGAGTTTCTTATCGGTGTCGCTATCGGTATTTATGGATTAAGCCAAGCCATTTTTCAAATTCCCTTTGGTTTGATGTCAGATAGAATTGGCCGCAAGCCGTTAATTATATTTGGTCTGATCATTTTTATTATTGGTAGTGTGATAGCTGCATTAAGTGATTCAATTTGGGGGATCATTATCGGGCGAGCATTACAAGGTGCTGGCGCAATTTCCGCTGCTGTCATGGCACTATTATCCGATCTCACCCGAGAACAAAATCGTACAAAAGCGATGGCATTTCTAGGAATTAGCTTTGGTATCACCTTTGCTATTGCGCTAGTTCTTGGGCCAATCATTACCCATTGGATTGGATTAAGTGGTCTATTTTGGGGAATTACGCTACTCGCAGCCGGTGCGATCCTCATGACGTTGTTTGTCGTCCCTAATAGTAATAAACATATTATTAACAGAGAATCTGCTTTTGTTAAGGGTAACTTACGGGCGGTTTTAACCCATCCACAATTATTGAAACTCAATATCGGTATTTTAAGTCTGCATGCATTATTAATGTCGAGTTTTGTTGCTCTCCCCCTGATTATGGAACATGCAGGCTACCTTGCCAAAGACCATTGGAAAGCTTACCTCATCACGATGTTAGTCGCATTTGTCACTGTGCTGCCTTTTATTATTTATGCAGAAAAGCACCGTAAAATGAAACAGGTTTTTCTGTTTTGTATTACGTTATTAGCACTTGCTGAAATAACTTTGTGGCTTTCAGGTAATAGCTTATGGATCATTTTTCTTGGTCTACAACTATTTTTTGTCGCTTTTAACATATTAGAAGCCATTCTTCCTTCTCTCATTAGCAAAGAAGCCCCAGCAGGTTATAAAGGAACTGCAATGGGTGTTTATTCCACAAGCCAATTTTTAGGTGTGGCAATAGGCGGAATTTTGGGTGGATGGTTATACGATTTGAATGGTGCAGCAACGGTATTTATAGGTGGGTTATTATTAACCGTGATTTGGTTTATTATCAGCATGACAATGCAGCAACCGCCCTATGTCAGCAGCATACGATTGGTATTACCTCATCGATTTAAAAATACTCAGAAATTACAGCAAACATTATTATCACAACCGGGTGTCCTTGAAGCGGTTATTATTCCTGAAGAGATGGGCATTTATATCAAAGTTGATAGAAAAATAACTTCCCGAGATCAGCTCGAAGCAATTATTCGTCAAGAAGATTGA
- the ispA gene encoding (2E,6E)-farnesyl diphosphate synthase has product MPEQHLDNFLLQQQQAAERVNQAILSALDALPFSDLPLASAMKHGALLGGKRLRPFLTYTVGTMLGVKINNLDIPAAAVECIHAYSLIHDDLPAMDDDDLRRGLPTCHVKYGEGNAILAGDALQTLAFQLLSSGLMPDVADKDRIAMLAELAYSSGLAGMCGGQALDLEAEGQQVDLESLERIHQHKTGALIRAAIRLGAYAAGSKGHAILTMLDKYAASIGLAFQVQDDILDVVGDSAVTGKRQGADAQHEKSTYPSLLGLEAAQEKARELYFSALDALKEIEAQGYNTQTLIALTNFIIERKS; this is encoded by the coding sequence ATGCCTGAACAACATCTCGATAATTTTCTATTACAGCAACAACAAGCTGCTGAGCGCGTCAATCAAGCAATTCTGAGCGCATTAGATGCACTGCCTTTCTCTGATTTACCTCTCGCTAGCGCAATGAAGCATGGAGCATTACTGGGTGGTAAACGTTTACGCCCATTTTTAACGTATACAGTTGGAACAATGCTGGGTGTCAAAATAAACAACTTAGATATTCCGGCAGCGGCTGTTGAATGTATTCACGCATATTCACTTATCCATGATGATCTTCCCGCCATGGACGACGACGACTTACGCCGAGGTTTACCGACTTGCCATGTCAAATATGGTGAGGGTAATGCTATTTTGGCAGGCGATGCATTACAAACATTAGCTTTTCAGCTACTTTCATCTGGTTTAATGCCAGATGTAGCCGATAAAGATCGCATTGCTATGTTAGCTGAGCTTGCTTATTCAAGTGGTTTAGCTGGCATGTGTGGTGGACAAGCATTAGACCTTGAAGCCGAAGGTCAACAAGTTGACCTTGAATCTCTTGAACGAATTCATCAACATAAAACGGGTGCATTAATCCGGGCAGCCATCCGCCTTGGTGCTTATGCAGCAGGTAGCAAAGGACATGCAATATTAACCATGTTGGATAAATATGCAGCCTCAATTGGCCTCGCTTTCCAAGTACAAGACGATATTTTAGACGTGGTTGGTGATAGTGCCGTGACAGGTAAACGCCAAGGTGCTGATGCTCAGCATGAAAAAAGTACTTATCCTTCATTATTAGGTCTAGAAGCTGCGCAGGAAAAAGCCCGTGAGCTCTATTTTAGTGCATTAGATGCGTTAAAAGAGATCGAAGCTCAAGGCTATAACACCCAAACTTTGATAGCCTTAACAAATTTTATCATTGAACGAAAAAGCTAG
- a CDS encoding YajQ family cyclic di-GMP-binding protein — protein sequence MPSFDIVSEVEMNEVRNAVENAQRELTTRWDFKNVSASFELNEKNESIKVTSESDFQVLQLLDILREKMAKRGIDGAVLNVPEDIVHSGKSYSVEVTLKQGIDTAIAKKIVKAIKDSKLKVQAQIQGEQVRVTGKSRDDLQSVMALVRSSDLGQPFQFNNFRD from the coding sequence ATGCCATCATTTGATATTGTATCAGAAGTCGAAATGAATGAAGTTCGTAACGCAGTAGAAAACGCACAACGCGAATTGACTACGCGCTGGGATTTTAAGAATGTCAGTGCCAGCTTTGAATTAAATGAGAAAAATGAATCTATCAAAGTGACAAGTGAGTCTGACTTTCAGGTGTTACAACTATTAGATATTCTGCGTGAAAAAATGGCAAAACGCGGTATTGATGGTGCGGTATTAAATGTACCAGAGGATATTGTTCACAGTGGAAAGAGTTACAGTGTTGAAGTGACTTTGAAACAAGGTATTGATACAGCCATTGCAAAGAAAATTGTTAAAGCCATTAAAGATAGTAAGCTAAAAGTTCAAGCTCAAATCCAAGGTGAACAAGTTCGTGTGACAGGAAAATCGCGAGATGACCTACAATCTGTAATGGCGCTCGTGCGTTCAAGTGATTTAGGCCAACCATTCCAATTTAATAATTTCCGTGATTAA
- the panE gene encoding 2-dehydropantoate 2-reductase — translation MKITLIGCGAMGKLWLAALAQQGHDVQGWLRIAQPEIYIDVNEPDDRYFRGLLPCNSINHLTHSELVIVCLKAWQVSDALLPLLHQIPEVCPILLLHNGMGTLDELGPLKHPFLAGVTTHAAWQNNDQVFHVANGITEIGAVNSLAEPYYPIADLLHKALPDVAWYNQILATCWRKLAVNCVINPLTVLYDCKNGELMAHQVHIEKLITEINQVISMEGFHADKEQLADYIYSIIHSTANNYSSMLQDVRNKRRTEIDYITGYLIKQARMHGLDTPENDRIYHLIKYQEEKNDGFSVNMHRQW, via the coding sequence ATGAAAATAACGCTAATTGGTTGTGGCGCAATGGGTAAATTATGGCTTGCTGCGTTAGCTCAACAAGGACATGATGTCCAAGGTTGGTTACGAATAGCTCAACCTGAAATATATATTGATGTTAATGAGCCTGATGACCGCTATTTTCGCGGCTTGCTCCCGTGTAACAGCATCAATCATCTTACGCATAGTGAACTTGTTATTGTCTGCTTGAAAGCATGGCAAGTTTCTGATGCTCTTCTGCCTCTACTTCACCAAATACCTGAGGTTTGTCCTATATTATTGCTTCATAATGGCATGGGGACGCTGGATGAGTTAGGTCCTTTAAAACACCCTTTTCTGGCTGGTGTCACCACACATGCCGCATGGCAAAATAATGACCAAGTATTTCATGTTGCTAATGGCATTACAGAAATAGGGGCAGTCAATTCATTAGCAGAGCCTTATTACCCTATTGCAGATCTATTACATAAAGCATTACCCGATGTAGCATGGTATAACCAAATTCTAGCAACTTGTTGGCGAAAACTGGCTGTAAATTGTGTCATTAACCCACTAACCGTGCTTTATGACTGTAAAAATGGCGAGTTAATGGCTCATCAAGTGCATATTGAAAAACTTATTACAGAAATCAACCAAGTGATTTCAATGGAAGGATTTCATGCGGATAAGGAACAACTTGCAGACTATATTTATAGCATCATTCATAGTACCGCAAATAACTACTCGTCGATGCTTCAAGATGTTCGCAATAAACGCCGCACAGAAATCGATTACATTACCGGTTATCTCATTAAACAAGCCAGAATGCATGGCCTTGACACGCCAGAGAATGATCGCATCTATCACTTAATTAAATATCAGGAAGAAAAAAATGACGGCTTCAGTGTTAATATGCATCGCCAATGGTAG